The region AAATTCCTTTTCTTTTTTTATAATCTTATCAACTTTACGTTTGGATCCTTCTGCCCATTCAGCGTTTAAATAAGCTTCCACTACTTTCTTGCCGACGTTCGCACCTATAATTTGCGCTCCCATTGTAATGATTTGCGCGTTATTGCTTAATTGCGCTCTTTCCGCACCGTACGTATCGTGGGCAAGTGCAGCACGAATACCTGGATATTTATTAGCCGCAATCGAAACGCCAATCCCAGTACCACATATCAATATGCCTCTATCCAGATCCCCTTTGCTGATTGCTTCAGAAACATCAAAAGCAACATCCGGATAGTCGACCGTATCACAAACATGACAACCATAGTCTACAAGTTCGTGATCGGTTGTTTCTTCCACAAACCTTTTGATCTCCTCTTTAAATTCAAATCCATTATGATCACTGCCGATACCGATTTTCATTCAAACTCCTCCTCTTCATCCCTTTCGTATATTTTCATTTTATATCAATATTTATTGTTAATCAATTATATTTTTTCATTTATAATCATATATTTTCGTTAATTGTCATTAAAGAAAAAGGAACCAGAAACAACCTGTTATCCGATTCCTTTTTTAAGTTTTGACGTCATTTTGGCTCGAATGTTAACTGACTTGTGCTGAATTACTTTTCACATACGCTAAAAAAGTCAATAACATGAGGTACGCGGAAGTCGCTCCCGGATCCTGAAAACCAACTGACCGGTCACCTAATCTGCTGGAGCGCCCCTTTTGGGAAACGAGTTCTTTTGTTGATTCCATCCCTTTCTTGGCAAAATCTAACGCATGATCAAAAGATGGAATGAATTCATTGGTGCCTTCAAACTTTACCTGGAATGCTTTCCCAAACGGCTCAAGGGTGTCCATCATTGTCTTATCTCCTGCTTTTGCCTGCCCCCGTTCCTGAACACCTTTTACGAAGGCAAGCCAATATTCAGCCAAATCACCATCATTCAGAACCGTTTTCTTTTTAACTGTTTTGGCTCCCCTCATTAATCCGGTTGCATATAACGGTCCTACCGAAGAACCAACTGCATTTAAAAAAGTCTTTCCGACGATCATACTGATCTTGCCACAATCATCCTCATCTTTAAGATCTCCATCAATCATTTCTTTTGCAGCCTGCCATCCAATCGACATCGTAACACCATGATCACCATCGCCAATTTTACGATCCAGCTCGCAAAGATAATCCTTCTCCTCTTCAATCATCTCAATAACATCATCAAAATAACTTTTAAGGTCTTCGGCTGTGAATTCCATATGACGTACCTCCTTATTTTTGAACAAACATCGGGCAATCAACGGCGTGATCAACTGTCTTCGTCAACTCATCGTCCAGTTTCATTAACGTAATGGAACATCCACCCATTTCCAAAGAAGTAATATAATTTCCCACATACGAACGGTAAATTTTGATTCCGCGTTCCTTTAAAATTTGATTGACTCTGCGATAAATAATATATAAATCCATTTTAGGGGTGGATCCCAATCCATTAACAAGGACTGCCACCTCATCTCCCTTTGTGAGGTCAATATCATCTAATATATCGCCTACTAATCTGTCTGCCACACGATCAGCCGTTTCGAGCTTTCCCTTTTCGATTCCAGGCTCCCCATGGTGACCAAGGCCGATTTCCATTTCGTCTTCATCGATTAGAAAACTTGGTTCATTTGTTTGCGGAAGATAACAAGGGGTGAGCCCAACCCCCATCGAACGTGTATTTTCATTTGCCTTGTTAGCAATTCGCACAACATCATCCAAATTGTATCCGAAATCGGCTGCAGCACCAGCCGCTTTATAAACAAAGAATTCCCCCGCTATTCCGCGGCGTTTTTTCTTTTCGCCAGCAGGCGCGGAGGCTACATCGTCTGTTGCCAATGCCGCTCCTACTTCGATGTCTTCTTCCATATCTGCCATTTCCGCGGCCATTCCGAAGTTCATGACATCCCCTGCGTAATTTCCATACAAATATACAACCCCGGCACCCTTATCAATTGCTTTGGTAACTTCTAAAATTGGCTGTGGTGAAGGTGAAGCAAATATATTCCCAACCGCAACACCATCTGCCATACCTTCACCGACATATCCCATAAAAGCAGGTTCATGCCCGGAACCTCCACCAACAAGGATGCCAACTTTATCCTTTCTAGTCTCGCGCACTGTAACTAAGGATCGGTTATTTTCAGGCAATTGCCTTATGTAATCCTGATGTGCATTTACATAACCTTCCACCATTTCTTCTACCACGTTTTTCGGATCATTCAGTAATTTCTTCATCCAGTACACTCCTCGTATAATAAGTTTTTGAGCCTGCAGATTGTTTGATCCAAGGGAAGCTTCATACCGAGGCTGGTTTATTCATTACTATACATTTATTTTCCCTTTCTTCACAACACAGAGAAATAGCCCTCAATTAAGAGAGCTACTGGTTATACCACAGAATGCGCTCCATCTTCAGCTGATTTTTCTTTTTTGCTTTCTTCCGGCAATTTCAAGAAGCCCGACATAATTGCAGCGATAAAGTAAAGACCACCAAGGATCCACATCATTCCTTGTGTATCAACCAAATCATAGAACAATGTTACCAAAGCAGGACCAACGAACACACAAAGACCGGCTCCCAGGTTCAATATCGACATGGCTGCCCCTTTATCACCATCACCAACCATTGAAGGCGTGAGGGCTGACAGCGGTACAAACCCTGCTAAACAGGCTCCCCATAGAAACCCGATAGCGCCGACCACGAACACATTTCCGGTAAATATTTGCGGCAAATAGAACAGAAGCAGGGTAAAAACACCACAGCCAAATGCTCCAAACCACTTCACGGTATTCCTCCAGCCTAAAGAATCCCCGATATATCCGAAGATTAGATTAAAGGCAATATTGGCAATAAATATGGTCCCCCAAATATTAAGCCACACTGTCGTACTTATCCCTTGATCAGCCAGATAAATGGGAAGGAATAACGGAAAAGCATATTGTGCTGCCTGGTTGATAACACGTACAATCCCGGCAATACCAACCTTTGGCTCTCTTTTCACGATTGTAACTCCATTTATCAACTCTTTAAACTTGGGTGAATTATCTGATTTTTCTTCGGTTAATTCGAACTTATCCCGATTCACTACCAATGCAAAGAATGCTCCAATCAATACCCACAAAACCGCTGTCCAAAGCGTCGGAATATGTCCGAAGAAATTAATCGAGAAACTTGAATAATAAGCACCTAAAACACTTAAACCTCCAGTAAAAACAAACCAGAACCATCCAACAGCTTTACCAAGTTGATGCTGTGGTGTACGATACGTAATCCACACTAGAAAAGCATAAGCAAACAACGGATAGCCGAAACCTCTGATGGCGTACGTCGGAATCATTAACCCGTAATTTAGCGTCGGAATAGCCAACCCCACAAAAAGTGAATGACCGATAAGGTATAAAATCAACCCTGACAACATTGTTTTCCTCGGTCCAATTGCTTCAACCAACATACCGGATAACCAGGCCGAAAGAGCGATGGTTACGCCATAGCACGTTGTTAAAAAAGCCGCCTGCTGAACTGTCAATCCCTGATCGACCAGGTATGGGCTTATCCACGCAAGCTCTAACCCATCCCCCATCATAAAAATCAAGACACCAAAGTATCCCCATGCCAAATGGGAAGGAATACCAATTCTATCTAAAAATGACGAATTCTTCTGCGTTAAATCCTTCATCCTATCCTTTCCCCCTTGTTTATGGAACGAATTATGGTTTTAAAACAATTTTTATTGAATCTTCGCCTTTCTTCATTAGATCAAAGCCTTCTTCAAAGTCCTGCAAATCCAGTGTGTGCGTAACAATATTTTCTGTTGGCAAATCACCATTGGAAATACCTTCAATGACAAGCGGATAGCAATATGGGCCCAAATGAGAACCTAATAAATCCAATTCTTTCCGATCACTAATAATGCTCCAATCCACTGTGACTGGTTCCCCAAATACACTAAACTCAACGAAACGACCCAACTTTCTGATCGCATGAAGTCCTTGCTCCACAGATTTCGGATGGCCAGTAGCTTCAATATACGTGTCGCAGCCGTATCCTTCCGTCATGTCTTTAATTTCCTGAACAACGTCCACTTTGCGTGGATTTAGGACAAGGTCTGCTCCGAATTGCTTTGCCAGTGCAAGCCGGTCTTCTTTCAAATCAAGGACAACTACTTTAGAGGCACCGGATTTTTTAATTGCTCCAAGCATTCCAAGGCCAAGCGTCCCTGCACCAGATAAAACAACCACATCACCGATTTGCACTTGGGCACGTTGCACCGCGTGTAAACTGCAGGCATAAGGTTCGATCAGGATAGCCTTTTCAATTGGCATATCTTCGGGAACTTTATAATTAATCGCTTCCTTTGTAAACTTCATATATTCAGCCATGCCGCCGTTTACATTGTTTTGAAAGCCGTACAAATCGTGTTTTTCACACATCCAATATTGACCCCTATTACAGAATCGGCAATCCCAGCACGGAACAATCTGCTCAGATATTACCCGATCGCCAATTTCAAAATCTGTTACAGCGTCTCCTTTTTGTACAATACGTGCGATAAATTCATGTCCGGGAATCATCGGCGCCTTTATGTAGGCGGGCTGCTGTTCATCTCCCCAAAAACTCGGTGCCCCGTCATAAGCCTTAATATCTCCGGCACAAATTCCACATGCTTCAACTTTAACGAGTATCTCTTTATCATTCTCCAGCTTAGGTGTCTTCACTTCTTCATATCTGTAATCTTTCGGACCATATGCTACTACCGCCTTCATCGTTTCCGGAACTGCTTTCAGATCATCATGCTGCTTATCAAGTGTTTCAGCCATGAAAATTTCTCCTTTTTAACGTATTTAAAATGAACAAGTAATTACAAAACGAAATTTGTAATCGGTTTCATTCACTTTCTTGTATTTTATCATTTCTTATTATTTTGTCAATAATATTTTTAAATACTTTTGAAATGATGATTTTAATCACATAAATGATAATAAATGAAAAATTACATTAAAATATTGATAAATTATAACAAATGAAATACCATGAAGGTAACATAAAAAAATAAGGATGAACGTTTATGAAAATGTTTGTGAGTGAAAGACGAAACAAAATTATGAATATCCTATATGAGAAGAAACGATTTACAGTGAAAGAATTAGCGTTGCATATCGGGGTATCAGAAGCAACTCTCAGAACAGATTTAAATAAAATGGAAGAAGAAGGCCTGCTGATCAGAACGCATGGCGGGGCTATTCTTAACGATGAATCAGAAAACGAGACCAGTTTTTCTGCCAGGGAAAAGAAAAATAAGCAGGAAAAAATACAAATAGCAAAAAAAGCATTTTCGTTTATTGAAGAAAAGCAGTGTATTTTATTGGATGCCAGCTCTACAGCATTGGAATTGGCCCGTTATATAAAAAACCAGCCAATCCGATTAACGGTTGTTACCAGCGGGGTACTCACAGCACTCGAACTAAAAGAAAACCCGGACCTTACTGTAATTCTGCTCGGCGGTGTCGTGACAAACCGTTCCACATCTATTGAAGGAACACTTGGCTTAAGTATATTGGATCATGTAAATGTAGACATCCTGTTTACATCCGGTAATGGCTTCTCAGTAGAAAGCGGATTAACCGATTTTAATCTTTATGAAGTGTCATTAAAAAAAGAGCTGGTTAAAAAAGCAAGCAAAACCATAGCAATTGTTGATAGTTCAAAAATTGGAAAATCATCCAGCGCTGTATTCGCCACACCCGAGGACATAAGCGCACTAATCACAGATAACCCTGTCGATTCGGATATCTCGACCCGATTGAAACAAAAAAACATTGAATTAATAACCCCGGCCTTGAGTGGGACATAGGAACAGGTTTGTCCCGCCAAGCCGGGACGAGAAGCCTGCCCCCTATGCTTCCATCACCTCCAACCCCGGTTACATCTTCAAATACCGTCCATACATTTCTCTATACATAGCAAAGGTATCCTGATTCGGCTCAAAGATTCTCGAACCAGGTATTTCAATAAACCTCTCTGCAAAATCCCTGTAATCACTTGCCCACCCAAGCTGAAGAAACGCGGGTGATACCGCCCCTATTGCTGACATATACTCATTTTCCGACGATATGCGGACTGGCCTTTCCAAAATATCAGCTAGTATCTGACACCAGGAAGCGCTTTTTGTACCTCCTCCAACGGCAGTCAATACGTCATCCGACTCCAGATTTAATACTTCCATCACCTGCCTTAACGAAAAACAGATCCCCTCAATAATTGCCCGGGCCAAATCACATTTTTTGGTTTCGAGGCTTATTCCCCAAAAGGATCCCTTCGCTTGTGGATCATTAACAGGATTTCGCTCTCCCTGCAAATAAGGCAAAAATAACACCCCATTACTTCCTGGTTCAGCCTGACTGATCAATGCCTCAAACGCATTGAACTTATCATCTTCTTCCCCTTCTGCAAACGTATTGGCACCCCATTGATAAACATTCCCCGCATTAAGAAGGGGCGCAACAGAAATGATCGCCTCATGGAGTAAATGCGCTAATTTGAAGTGTCCATCGGCCGCGGATTCCGGCTTCAAACCATCTTGTATCCCTGCAATCCATCCGGTGGTTCCGATATAGCAGTAGCTTTCGCCGGATGTTACAGCACCTGCCCCGATAGCGGAAGCAACTGCATCCCCACATCCACATAAAACAGGCGTATCTGAGGAAAAGCCGGTTTCCAATGCTGCCTGTTCATGGACATATCCGGCAATATTTGCAGCATCAAGGAGATTTGGCAATTTTCCAACATCGATACCTGTTAATGAAAAAACATCCGTCTCCCATTTCCTTGCCCCGACATTCATCATACCTGTAGTTGCTCCGGTCGTTGGATCAGTTGCTAAAATCCCTGTCAGCCGGTAAACAATATAATCCTTTGAACTAAACAAAAAACACGTTGTATCATCATATTTGTACCGCTTACTTTTCTTCATTTGAACCAGTTTTGCCAGAGGTGTCGCCGCACTAATCGGATTCCCTGTCAACTGAACAATTTCAGGAAATTGTTCAAGCAGCCATTCCGCTTCCTCCCCAGCTCTCGTGTCGGAATACAGTATTGCGCGGTTTGCTGTATTTTCCCGCGAAACCGGAATAACATCTTCCATTTGCCCGGTAAAAGAGATCATGACAACTTGGTCAGGTTCTATTCCCACTTCCATCCACCAATACTGTGCAATATATTTAACACCATCCCACCAGTCATTTGGATTCTGCTCCACTATTCCGTCAGATTCATAGTGTGTCTCATGCTGCACAGTTTGTTCGCTGTAAAATGATGCGTCTTTTTTGACCAGAGCTCCTTTAATAGCAGTCGTGCCAATATCAAAAACAGCTGCATATCCTGTCATATCTTTACCTTCTTTCTCATCGAAGCAAAGGTATGGCTCTACTTCTATAAAAGAAGCAAGAGAACCACCCCTTACTTCAGTATTTTCTCCAAGTAAATTCAAATATTTTTTTATAACCCTTCATTTTGTGGTATAGTCTATTGTCCTCTTTATTCTATCACACTATTTTATCGGTTTAATCAGACATGGATCATCGTCCGTTTCTTACTACCAAATCCCATAGATCTATCAAAAGTATACGAAAAAAAAGCCGCTAGCCTTGCATGGGGCTAACGGCTAAGAATAAGGGTATATTTTCAACTATATACGAGAATCTGACACCGTTATTCCATCATTTCCCTTATTGAGCTCTGGAATGAAAAAAATTATGCTTAACCTTCACTTATGAGGTTTCTTACTCCTGCTCTTCCTCATCCTTAGTAATCCGTGGTGTCTTCAAACTGGTTTTAACCCCAAAATAATAAATAATAATGGAGCCAATTGCTAGAATAATGCTATCCCACGGACCAGTGATAAGCTGATGTGTTTTTTCGCCCTCTGAATTGGCAGGACCAAAGGAGCCAACATAAGAGATCACCAACAGAAAAACAAAATAAACCAAAAGCCATAACGATGAACGGAAATCTTCTTTAAGATTTTTTTGGATTTTTTCATCGTTGTCTGCAAATGCGAAAAACAGAACCAAGGATCCGATAGTAAGCCCAATCAATAAAATCAACGTATCAAATCCGCTCCAATAGGCGACAAGAGAAGCTGAAGCAAATGATAAAGGTGCAATTAACCCCATGCCTTTAAGATAAAAGGGCCGTTTTAAATTAGGACTTCGCTTTCTTAGAGCACCAGCCGAAACAGGACCAGTTAAATAAGTTAAGATAAGAGCAGAGGAAACTGCACCGATTAGTCCTCCCCATGTCTGGAACTGTTCAGGAAGTGTCCATGCAATACCCATAATCATGGAGAGCCATAATGCGCCACGGGGCAAGCCTGTCCGCTTGTCCACTTTGGCAAAAATGGAATAAAAATAGCCGTTTTTAGCCCATGCAAACATCATTCGTGCTGTTCCAGAAAAGTAGGCATTACCACATGCCGCTGGTGATACAACTGCATCGAACAAAACTAGATTCGCCAGCCAAATAATCCCTAATGTTTGAGCAAGTTGAGCCCATGGAGACTCCCAATTGATGGTTGCCCAGCCCTGATTTAACATCTCTGCAGGCACTGCACCGATAAATGCAATTTGTAATAAAACATATAAACCTAAACATAGAGTTATCGAAAGGAGAATTGCTATTGGTAGATTCCTTTGCGGATTTCGTGCCTCCCCGGCAAAATCTACTGCTTGCCTAAAACCCAGAAAGGCAAACGCAACTCCTGCTCCAACTACAGCTTGGAATACCCCGTGAATGCCACCTGGCTCAGCCCCGCCAACATTGAAATTAGTGAAATCCATGTTCGCAAACATGACGATAACAATCAGGATAGGAACGATGAATTTAAATATCGTAATTATTGTATTTGTCTTACCGAAAAACTTAACACTCCAATAATTCACAAGAAAAAACAAACAACAATTGCCGACTGAACAATAAAACCGAGGAATGTAGGGTCTCCGGCGTCGGTTGTTAGTGCTCCCCAGTAATATGTTGCGTATTGACGGACTGCTACAGCTTCTACTCCGATCATACTGGTATAACCGAGAAAGGCAAAGAAACTTACCATAAACCCTGTTACGGAACCATGCGTAAAATCAGGATAGCGGAGAAATCCTCCACTCCTGGGAAGAGCAGCAGCTAATTCTGCATAGACTAGACCAATTAAAATGAAAATAATTGCCCCGATAATCCAAGACATCCACGCCAATGACCCTGCATACTGAACCCCTTTCATTGCTCCATATAACCAACCGGAGCCAATCGTTGAACCGACTCCAAGAAAAATGAGATCCATTAATGAAAGACTTCTTTTGAATTTCCCCTGTTGTTCCAAAACATCCATCCCTTTCGTTTACGTGAGTTACAGTTTAATGGTGTTAATAATTTCCCATTCACTTTATGTAATGATAAGAGAGCTCCTTATTTAGATAATTTTATAAAAGTAGGATATCGTTAACAATTGTCAAACCGTAAATATAGGAAAACGTTTTCTTTTACATTATGTCCAAAAATAATTTAAAGAGGGCATTCAGGGCATGAACGGGCCGGAACTACCACATTCCCTCGAAACGTTGCAATTACAGCATTTCAAAGATAGCTAAAACTAAAAATCAGCCCTCAAACCCGAGAGCTGATTAACATCAAGTAACAATTTTAATAACCACAAATCCCTAATCATACCTAACAGCAACATTTTTCACCTGCGTATAATTATACAACGCAATCCATCCCTTTTCCCTGCCGAATCCGCTTTTTTTGTATCCGCCAAACGGCATTTGGATGCCGCCGCCGGCCCCGTAATTATTAACAAAAACCTGACCGGATCTAATCCGGCTGGACAATAGGTGAGCCTTGTTTATATTCTGCGTCCATATCCCTGTAACCAGCCCATAATCGGTACTGTTTGCGAGATCGATAGCGTCTTCTGCGCTTTTAAAAGTAAATACCGCCAGTACCGGGCCAAAAATTTCTTCTTGTGCCAGTCTGCTGTCTGGAGCAACATTATCAATAATAGTCGGTTCAATATAACAGCCATTTTCACCGTTTTTCGGTGCAACTGGGCCCCCGCCTGCCAAAATGTTACCTTCCTCCTCAGCAATTTCTAAAAAATTCATGACGCGATTGTACTGTTTTTCATTTAAGATCGGTCCAATATCCTTATCTTCCAGGGCTGGACCGATTGATAATTCTTTAAACCGGGCGACAAGCTTATCCAAAAATTCATCTTTAAATGATTCCTCAATTAATAACCTGGACCCGGCAGAACAAGTCTGACCGGAATTTTGAATGATTGCTTTCGTAACTCCGGTCAGCGCCTTTTCAATGTCACAATCGGCAAAAACGATATTGGGCGACTTTCCCCCTAATTCCAATGTAACCGGGGTAACATTCGATGTTGCACGATTTGCTACAGCTGTTCCTGTCTCAACCGAACCGGTAAAAGTCAGATGGTCAATTAGCGGATGTGCGGCAAGACTGGCACCTGCTTCCTTACCATACCCTGTAACATGGTTAAAAACCCCTTTTGGAATATTAATCTGATCAAAATATTCCGCTATTTTGGCCGCTGTCAATGGTGTGTCTTCCGCGCTCTTTACAACAACAGTGTTTCCCATTGCAATCGCCGCTGCAACACTTCTTGATAATATTTGAATGGGATAATTCCATGGGACAATGTGTGCCGTTACACCGACAGGTTCCCGTACAACATAGTCAA is a window of Virgibacillus ihumii DNA encoding:
- the rpiB gene encoding ribose 5-phosphate isomerase B; translation: MKIGIGSDHNGFEFKEEIKRFVEETTDHELVDYGCHVCDTVDYPDVAFDVSEAISKGDLDRGILICGTGIGVSIAANKYPGIRAALAHDTYGAERAQLSNNAQIITMGAQIIGANVGKKVVEAYLNAEWAEGSKRKVDKIIKKEKEFVAGE
- the dhaL gene encoding dihydroxyacetone kinase subunit DhaL, producing the protein MEFTAEDLKSYFDDVIEMIEEEKDYLCELDRKIGDGDHGVTMSIGWQAAKEMIDGDLKDEDDCGKISMIVGKTFLNAVGSSVGPLYATGLMRGAKTVKKKTVLNDGDLAEYWLAFVKGVQERGQAKAGDKTMMDTLEPFGKAFQVKFEGTNEFIPSFDHALDFAKKGMESTKELVSQKGRSSRLGDRSVGFQDPGATSAYLMLLTFLAYVKSNSAQVS
- a CDS encoding dihydroxyacetone kinase subunit DhaK, whose translation is MKKLLNDPKNVVEEMVEGYVNAHQDYIRQLPENNRSLVTVRETRKDKVGILVGGGSGHEPAFMGYVGEGMADGVAVGNIFASPSPQPILEVTKAIDKGAGVVYLYGNYAGDVMNFGMAAEMADMEEDIEVGAALATDDVASAPAGEKKKRRGIAGEFFVYKAAGAAADFGYNLDDVVRIANKANENTRSMGVGLTPCYLPQTNEPSFLIDEDEMEIGLGHHGEPGIEKGKLETADRVADRLVGDILDDIDLTKGDEVAVLVNGLGSTPKMDLYIIYRRVNQILKERGIKIYRSYVGNYITSLEMGGCSITLMKLDDELTKTVDHAVDCPMFVQK
- a CDS encoding MFS transporter: MKDLTQKNSSFLDRIGIPSHLAWGYFGVLIFMMGDGLELAWISPYLVDQGLTVQQAAFLTTCYGVTIALSAWLSGMLVEAIGPRKTMLSGLILYLIGHSLFVGLAIPTLNYGLMIPTYAIRGFGYPLFAYAFLVWITYRTPQHQLGKAVGWFWFVFTGGLSVLGAYYSSFSINFFGHIPTLWTAVLWVLIGAFFALVVNRDKFELTEEKSDNSPKFKELINGVTIVKREPKVGIAGIVRVINQAAQYAFPLFLPIYLADQGISTTVWLNIWGTIFIANIAFNLIFGYIGDSLGWRNTVKWFGAFGCGVFTLLLFYLPQIFTGNVFVVGAIGFLWGACLAGFVPLSALTPSMVGDGDKGAAMSILNLGAGLCVFVGPALVTLFYDLVDTQGMMWILGGLYFIAAIMSGFLKLPEESKKEKSAEDGAHSVV
- a CDS encoding MDR/zinc-dependent alcohol dehydrogenase-like family protein: MAETLDKQHDDLKAVPETMKAVVAYGPKDYRYEEVKTPKLENDKEILVKVEACGICAGDIKAYDGAPSFWGDEQQPAYIKAPMIPGHEFIARIVQKGDAVTDFEIGDRVISEQIVPCWDCRFCNRGQYWMCEKHDLYGFQNNVNGGMAEYMKFTKEAINYKVPEDMPIEKAILIEPYACSLHAVQRAQVQIGDVVVLSGAGTLGLGMLGAIKKSGASKVVVLDLKEDRLALAKQFGADLVLNPRKVDVVQEIKDMTEGYGCDTYIEATGHPKSVEQGLHAIRKLGRFVEFSVFGEPVTVDWSIISDRKELDLLGSHLGPYCYPLVIEGISNGDLPTENIVTHTLDLQDFEEGFDLMKKGEDSIKIVLKP
- a CDS encoding DeoR/GlpR family DNA-binding transcription regulator, which produces MKMFVSERRNKIMNILYEKKRFTVKELALHIGVSEATLRTDLNKMEEEGLLIRTHGGAILNDESENETSFSAREKKNKQEKIQIAKKAFSFIEEKQCILLDASSTALELARYIKNQPIRLTVVTSGVLTALELKENPDLTVILLGGVVTNRSTSIEGTLGLSILDHVNVDILFTSGNGFSVESGLTDFNLYEVSLKKELVKKASKTIAIVDSSKIGKSSSAVFATPEDISALITDNPVDSDISTRLKQKNIELITPALSGT
- a CDS encoding xylulokinase → MTGYAAVFDIGTTAIKGALVKKDASFYSEQTVQHETHYESDGIVEQNPNDWWDGVKYIAQYWWMEVGIEPDQVVMISFTGQMEDVIPVSRENTANRAILYSDTRAGEEAEWLLEQFPEIVQLTGNPISAATPLAKLVQMKKSKRYKYDDTTCFLFSSKDYIVYRLTGILATDPTTGATTGMMNVGARKWETDVFSLTGIDVGKLPNLLDAANIAGYVHEQAALETGFSSDTPVLCGCGDAVASAIGAGAVTSGESYCYIGTTGWIAGIQDGLKPESAADGHFKLAHLLHEAIISVAPLLNAGNVYQWGANTFAEGEEDDKFNAFEALISQAEPGSNGVLFLPYLQGERNPVNDPQAKGSFWGISLETKKCDLARAIIEGICFSLRQVMEVLNLESDDVLTAVGGGTKSASWCQILADILERPVRISSENEYMSAIGAVSPAFLQLGWASDYRDFAERFIEIPGSRIFEPNQDTFAMYREMYGRYLKM
- a CDS encoding aldehyde dehydrogenase family protein, with product MKTIEMYVNGEWCNSSNEEWIPVTEPSTGSELARIPRGQSKDVDIAVNAAKDAFESDAWRSVKPFERGRMLTEIAAKINENRDELAELESTDVGKPLSQGYADIDAAIRYFEFYAGAADKVMGDTIPIEDGLLDYVVREPVGVTAHIVPWNYPIQILSRSVAAAIAMGNTVVVKSAEDTPLTAAKIAEYFDQINIPKGVFNHVTGYGKEAGASLAAHPLIDHLTFTGSVETGTAVANRATSNVTPVTLELGGKSPNIVFADCDIEKALTGVTKAIIQNSGQTCSAGSRLLIEESFKDEFLDKLVARFKELSIGPALEDKDIGPILNEKQYNRVMNFLEIAEEEGNILAGGGPVAPKNGENGCYIEPTIIDNVAPDSRLAQEEIFGPVLAVFTFKSAEDAIDLANSTDYGLVTGIWTQNINKAHLLSSRIRSGQVFVNNYGAGGGIQMPFGGYKKSGFGREKGWIALYNYTQVKNVAVRYD